Proteins encoded by one window of Pseudanabaenaceae cyanobacterium SKYG29:
- the arsB gene encoding ACR3 family arsenite efflux transporter — protein sequence MANKSVPVKAGSGLSFFEKYLTVWVFLCIIAGIILGKVFPQLAQALDRMAIYQVSIPIAICLFFMMYPIMVKIDFSQIVKAAQTPKPVLLTLVVNWLIKPFTMVVFAQFFLGNLFRPWLTQTEIIRGVEVNITDSYIAGCILLGIAPCTAMVLMWGYLSYSNQGHTLVMVAINSLTMLFLYAPLGKLLLSTSNFPVPWQTILLSVLVYVGIPLAAGIYSRYWIFKHKGQEWFATKFLHYLNPIAITALLTTLILLFAFKGDLIVNNPLHILLIAIPLFIQTNFIFLISYVAGLKLGLIYEDAAPAALIGASNHFEVAIATAIVLFGLNSGAALATVVGVLIEVPVMLMLVEICKRTAFWFPRDPSKASLFDPRCLPANPLEIEE from the coding sequence TTGGCAAACAAGAGCGTACCAGTTAAGGCGGGTAGTGGTCTTAGTTTTTTTGAGAAGTATTTGACAGTTTGGGTATTTCTATGCATAATTGCGGGGATTATTTTGGGCAAAGTGTTTCCCCAACTAGCACAAGCCCTCGATCGGATGGCGATATATCAGGTATCAATTCCAATTGCTATTTGTTTATTTTTTATGATGTATCCCATCATGGTTAAGATTGACTTTTCCCAGATCGTGAAAGCTGCCCAAACTCCTAAGCCTGTCCTCTTAACCCTAGTAGTTAATTGGTTAATTAAGCCCTTTACGATGGTCGTATTTGCCCAATTCTTTCTGGGAAATTTGTTTCGTCCCTGGCTGACCCAGACAGAGATAATTAGGGGAGTAGAGGTCAACATTACTGACTCCTATATTGCTGGTTGTATTCTGCTGGGAATTGCCCCTTGTACAGCGATGGTGTTGATGTGGGGTTATCTTTCCTACAGTAATCAGGGACATACTTTGGTGATGGTAGCTATCAATTCTTTGACTATGCTATTTTTGTATGCTCCCCTGGGCAAGCTCCTGCTGTCTACTAGTAATTTCCCTGTACCTTGGCAGACCATTTTACTGTCAGTTTTAGTGTATGTGGGTATTCCCCTAGCAGCAGGAATTTATAGCCGCTATTGGATATTTAAGCATAAGGGGCAAGAGTGGTTTGCAACTAAGTTTCTCCACTATCTCAATCCCATTGCTATCACTGCCCTCCTCACAACTCTGATTCTTCTGTTTGCCTTCAAGGGGGATTTAATTGTCAACAACCCCCTCCATATTTTGCTAATTGCCATACCTCTATTTATTCAAACTAATTTTATCTTTTTGATTTCCTATGTAGCGGGTCTCAAATTGGGCTTAATCTATGAAGATGCGGCCCCTGCTGCTTTAATCGGTGCTAGTAATCACTTTGAGGTGGCAATTGCAACAGCGATCGTTTTATTTGGTCTTAATTCCGGTGCCGCTTTGGCGACGGTAGTGGGGGTGTTAATTGAGGTACCTGTCATGTTAATGTTAGTAGAAATCTGCAAGCGCACAGCGTTTTGGTTTCCCCGCGACCCCAGTAAAGCGTCTCTCTTTGACCCCCGTTGTCTACCCGCTAATCCCCTTGAAATAGAGGAGTAA
- a CDS encoding cofactor assembly of complex C subunit B, which yields MRLRYLPLAAGTIVGVGLVLNRLFTPDLLPSQARSDALGILAAAMLILVFLLWQSIQPVPPEAVQLKGSDRFYLHPDLPPELQTELAWLSHTLLTLTVTRSVVIWYENCLLLARGILPEKNMEQPGQLVQTVMTKQKPLYLVQLNLYPGKVEFDYLPENTQSVIVQPLAGKGALILGSNVPRSYTNQDEAWITSLAAKLTYSLAHLNQKAPRE from the coding sequence ATGAGGTTGCGGTATCTCCCCCTGGCAGCAGGGACAATTGTGGGAGTTGGTTTAGTGCTAAATCGTCTGTTTACGCCTGATTTATTGCCGAGTCAAGCCCGATCGGATGCTTTAGGTATATTGGCAGCTGCTATGTTAATTCTTGTCTTTCTTTTATGGCAAAGTATCCAACCTGTCCCCCCAGAAGCAGTGCAGTTAAAGGGAAGCGATCGGTTTTATCTCCACCCCGATTTACCGCCAGAATTACAAACAGAATTAGCGTGGCTGTCCCACACATTATTAACTCTAACTGTTACTCGTTCTGTGGTCATCTGGTATGAAAATTGTCTGCTATTAGCACGGGGTATCCTACCCGAAAAAAACATGGAGCAGCCAGGCCAGTTAGTACAAACTGTCATGACAAAACAAAAGCCTCTGTACCTTGTACAGCTAAATTTGTACCCTGGTAAAGTCGAATTTGACTACCTACCAGAAAATACCCAGAGTGTAATTGTGCAACCCTTGGCGGGGAAAGGGGCGTTAATTTTGGGGTCAAATGTGCCCCGTAGTTACACCAACCAAGATGAGGCTTGGATTACATCCCTGGCAGCAAAACTTACTTATTCTCTGGCGCACTTAAATCAGAAGGCACCGCGGGAATAG
- the secG gene encoding preprotein translocase subunit SecG, whose amino-acid sequence MYSFLQVTWIVVAILLIFFVLLHSPKGDGLGGIGGQSFATTKTAEQTLNQTTWTLLIAFLGIAIILGAGWVKPNTPNVPSPPPAASAIPAVPSDLSAPENK is encoded by the coding sequence ATGTACAGTTTCTTACAGGTCACGTGGATTGTTGTTGCCATTTTGCTTATATTTTTTGTCCTACTCCATAGCCCCAAGGGGGACGGCTTAGGTGGAATTGGTGGACAGAGCTTTGCTACTACTAAAACGGCGGAGCAAACCCTCAATCAAACCACTTGGACGCTACTAATTGCTTTCCTGGGCATTGCCATTATTCTAGGAGCAGGCTGGGTCAAACCTAACACCCCCAATGTTCCCTCACCACCTCCCGCTGCCAGTGCTATTCCCGCGGTGCCTTCTGATTTAAGTGCGCCAGAGAATAAGTAA
- the tilS gene encoding tRNA lysidine(34) synthetase TilS has translation MIAVSGGQDSLCLAHLLQTLQSKHHWQLAIAHCDHRWRSDSSDNARHVAKVAEILGLPFYCRTAADPPASEEKARQWRYQMLTEIAAEIGASIITTGHTLTDRAETVLFNFLRGAGLEGMQSLTWERPLSEHIKLVRPLLGISRAQTLAYCHFYQLPIWVDSTNSDNRYKRNRLRNEVFPYLKQHFNPQLEATLVHTAEIVTEDVKFWQAYIDSLWQKHQLDAHLPQIDRTVLQSYPRSVQRRMIRKFLQIYIPQQLEFDHIEKVVKLIDSPNRSQCDPLPGKAIVVVEHPWLHLQFAKISPEVN, from the coding sequence TTGATTGCGGTTTCGGGGGGGCAGGATTCTCTGTGTTTAGCTCATTTACTACAGACTTTACAAAGCAAACATCACTGGCAGTTAGCAATTGCTCACTGTGATCACCGATGGCGCTCAGACAGTTCAGACAATGCTCGCCATGTTGCCAAGGTTGCCGAAATTCTAGGCTTGCCATTTTACTGTAGGACTGCGGCTGATCCTCCCGCCAGTGAAGAAAAAGCGCGGCAATGGCGTTACCAAATGCTAACAGAAATAGCAGCAGAGATAGGCGCTAGTATCATTACCACAGGACACACTCTAACCGATCGGGCGGAGACAGTATTATTTAACTTCTTGCGGGGAGCAGGATTAGAGGGTATGCAATCTTTGACGTGGGAGCGTCCTCTAAGTGAGCATATAAAATTGGTGCGACCCCTGTTAGGTATTAGCCGAGCGCAAACCTTAGCCTACTGCCATTTCTATCAGTTACCCATCTGGGTGGACAGTACCAATTCTGACAACAGATACAAACGTAATCGCTTACGCAATGAGGTTTTCCCCTACTTAAAACAGCACTTTAATCCCCAGTTAGAAGCGACTCTCGTCCACACAGCGGAAATTGTGACTGAGGATGTAAAATTTTGGCAGGCATACATAGATAGCCTCTGGCAAAAACATCAATTAGATGCCCACCTACCGCAAATCGATCGGACTGTTTTGCAAAGCTATCCGCGGTCAGTACAGAGGCGTATGATACGTAAATTTCTCCAGATTTACATCCCCCAGCAACTGGAATTTGACCATATTGAAAAGGTAGTAAAGCTCATTGATAGTCCTAACCGCAGTCAATGCGACCCCCTACCAGGTAAAGCGATAGTGGTGGTAGAACATCCCTGGTTGCACTTACAGTTTGCTAAAATTTCCCCAGAGGTTAACTAG
- a CDS encoding carotenoid oxygenase family protein: protein MTTFTRSDWQKGYKSQRGEYAYWVEEVRGHIPLTGTLFRNGPGLLDRNGQAYGHPFDGDGMVCRFTFVEGKVHFCNKFVRTPEFLAEERAGRILYRGVFGTQKPGGWWQNFLDRKLKNIANTNVIYHGGKLLALWEGGQPYRLNPYNLDTIGVENFNGALAPGQVFTAHPRFDPDTGILWGFGVEPGLKSRIRVFTVDGGGNYQEQYQTKVPGFCFLHDFAYTPEYQIFAQNPVTFDPLPFLLGFKTAGMCLELKPDTPTVLLVFDRSGNLQTYPTDPCFIFHHSNAYIEGETIVLDSICYATYPKLEPNINFLDVDFDRVIPGQLWRFYINQRTGKVKRQLLLSRSCEFPSVHPQYLGKKYRYIYMGCTAREAGNAPLQAIIKLDLETGTQQIHNFAPRGFVGEPVFIPNSAIENDGWVVTLVFNAEKERSELVILDARHIDREPVAVVGLKHHIPYGLHGSFTRELFLN, encoded by the coding sequence ATGACGACATTTACCCGATCGGACTGGCAAAAAGGCTACAAATCCCAGAGAGGGGAATACGCCTACTGGGTGGAGGAGGTGAGGGGTCACATTCCCTTGACAGGTACGCTGTTTCGCAATGGACCTGGATTACTCGATCGGAATGGACAGGCATATGGTCACCCCTTTGACGGCGATGGGATGGTCTGTCGTTTCACCTTTGTGGAGGGGAAGGTACACTTTTGTAACAAGTTTGTCAGAACGCCGGAATTTTTAGCGGAAGAAAGGGCAGGTAGGATTTTATATCGGGGTGTATTTGGTACACAAAAACCAGGGGGATGGTGGCAGAATTTCCTAGACCGCAAGTTGAAAAATATTGCCAATACCAATGTCATCTATCATGGTGGCAAACTGCTAGCGCTATGGGAGGGAGGGCAGCCCTATCGTCTGAATCCTTACAATTTGGACACGATCGGTGTGGAGAACTTCAACGGCGCCCTGGCACCAGGACAGGTCTTTACTGCTCATCCGCGGTTTGACCCTGATACAGGCATACTGTGGGGTTTTGGTGTAGAGCCAGGGTTGAAGTCCCGCATTCGGGTTTTTACTGTTGACGGCGGGGGTAACTATCAAGAACAATATCAAACTAAGGTGCCCGGTTTTTGTTTTCTCCACGACTTCGCTTACACTCCTGAGTATCAGATATTTGCGCAAAATCCTGTCACGTTCGATCCTCTACCTTTTCTCCTAGGCTTCAAGACGGCGGGGATGTGTTTAGAATTAAAGCCCGATACACCAACAGTGCTACTAGTTTTTGACCGATCGGGTAACTTGCAAACCTATCCTACTGACCCCTGTTTTATCTTCCATCACAGCAACGCTTACATAGAGGGGGAAACAATTGTCTTAGATTCTATTTGTTACGCCACCTATCCCAAATTGGAACCCAACATTAACTTTCTGGATGTGGATTTCGATCGGGTTATTCCTGGGCAATTGTGGCGGTTTTACATCAATCAAAGGACGGGTAAAGTCAAAAGACAACTGCTCCTTAGTCGTTCCTGTGAATTTCCTAGCGTCCATCCCCAGTACTTAGGTAAGAAATACCGCTACATCTACATGGGCTGTACAGCTAGGGAAGCAGGTAATGCTCCTCTGCAGGCTATCATCAAATTGGATTTAGAAACAGGTACACAGCAAATTCATAACTTCGCCCCCAGGGGTTTTGTCGGTGAGCCTGTATTCATCCCCAATAGTGCCATAGAGAACGACGGCTGGGTGGTGACCCTAGTGTTTAATGCGGAAAAAGAACGATCGGAATTAGTCATTTTAGATGCTCGCCACATAGACAGGGAGCCCGTAGCAGTTGTAGGTTTGAAACATCATATTCCCTATGGTTTACACGGCAGTTTCACTAGGGAATTATTTTTGAATTAG
- a CDS encoding TIGR03960 family B12-binding radical SAM protein: protein MLNPLITPAIVKPARYLGNEYGAVHKSWDSAIVRWCLTYPEVYEVGASNLGHIILYSILNQQEGQLCDRSYLPGADLIAKLRETNTPLFAVESQRSLLEFDILGFSLSYELGATNILEMLDLAQIPLTWWERNDTSYPLIFAGGQTATSNPEPYSDFFDFFALGDGEDLLPEIGEVVKECKLAARSRLETLLALTKVPGVYVPQFYRVEASGAVVPDRPDVPRRIRRRVATPRPEHSIGLVPLVQTVHDRLTIEIRRGCTRGCRFCQPGMLTRPARDVDPQAVVETVERAIRETGYNEFSLLSLSCSDYLSLPAVGIEIKNRLQNEGVTLSLPSQRIDRFDENIAHILRGEGRQQGLTFAPEAGTQRLRDVINKDLTDEDLLRGVKTAYEQGWDKVKLYFMIGLPTETDGDVVAIAHTIAWLQRECRQKGRKPLSVNVTISNFTPKPHTPFQWHTVSTAEFIHKQNLLKEEFRRLRGVKVNYTDVRISAIEDFLGRGDRSLGRVIYQAWRLGAGMDAWYESIDKAFAAWEEAINQAGLQWKLPAIPLDAPTPWDHIDTGISKEWLQKDYELALAAKVVPDCSFNSCYHCGVCGPKFGHNIVIPPPPIPAYEPPIDRSQMPKVQRLRLTFGKLGKMALISHLDLVRFLERAARRAGIPFALTGGFHPMPRIEIANALSLGYTSTGEVADFELIEYMSPQEFYQRLQAQLPEEMPIYDVSEIPLSAPSAAMGLRRAVYTLTLQGAAAEVLAQAIAQVLTSPSISMEKTNKKQQTQTIDLRPLLFDLRLVSSDPLQVQYEGSLVANGTTLKPDYVLYMLQQFCTSPLTLLQVRRDRLVFA, encoded by the coding sequence ATGCTCAATCCCCTCATCACTCCTGCAATTGTCAAACCAGCTCGCTATTTGGGCAATGAGTATGGCGCAGTGCATAAATCCTGGGACAGTGCTATTGTGCGCTGGTGTCTCACTTACCCAGAGGTGTATGAGGTGGGAGCTTCCAACCTGGGTCACATTATTCTCTATAGTATTCTCAATCAGCAGGAGGGGCAGCTGTGCGATCGTTCCTATCTGCCGGGTGCTGACTTAATTGCCAAACTACGGGAAACGAACACCCCTCTGTTTGCTGTGGAGTCCCAACGATCGCTCCTGGAGTTTGACATTTTAGGATTTAGCCTCAGCTATGAGTTGGGGGCCACCAATATTTTGGAGATGCTGGATTTAGCCCAGATTCCCCTGACCTGGTGGGAACGGAATGACACTAGCTATCCTTTAATTTTTGCGGGGGGACAGACGGCTACTTCTAACCCTGAACCCTATAGCGATTTCTTTGACTTTTTTGCCCTGGGGGATGGGGAAGATTTACTGCCAGAAATTGGCGAGGTAGTTAAGGAGTGCAAATTAGCAGCTCGATCGCGGCTGGAAACTCTACTGGCTTTAACAAAAGTGCCAGGGGTGTATGTACCCCAGTTCTATCGGGTGGAGGCATCTGGTGCTGTAGTGCCCGATCGACCCGATGTGCCTAGACGGATTCGCCGGCGTGTGGCTACTCCCAGACCAGAACACAGCATCGGTTTAGTGCCTCTAGTGCAGACAGTCCACGATCGGTTGACGATTGAGATTCGGCGGGGTTGTACAAGGGGATGTCGGTTCTGTCAGCCGGGAATGCTCACGCGCCCAGCGCGGGATGTTGACCCCCAAGCAGTGGTGGAGACAGTGGAGCGGGCAATTAGAGAGACTGGTTACAATGAGTTCTCCCTTTTGTCTTTGTCCTGTTCTGATTATCTGTCTTTGCCAGCGGTAGGGATTGAAATTAAGAACCGCTTGCAGAATGAGGGTGTAACTCTTTCCCTCCCCAGTCAGAGAATCGATCGGTTTGATGAAAATATTGCCCATATTTTGCGGGGTGAGGGGAGGCAACAGGGTCTCACTTTTGCGCCAGAGGCGGGCACGCAGCGCCTGCGGGATGTGATTAATAAAGACTTGACGGATGAGGATTTGTTGCGGGGGGTCAAAACTGCCTACGAACAGGGGTGGGACAAAGTCAAACTCTACTTTATGATCGGGCTGCCCACGGAAACAGATGGGGATGTGGTAGCCATTGCCCACACGATCGCTTGGCTGCAAAGGGAATGTCGGCAAAAAGGGAGAAAGCCCCTATCAGTGAATGTGACAATTTCCAATTTTACGCCCAAACCCCACACGCCCTTCCAGTGGCACACAGTGTCTACGGCAGAGTTCATCCACAAGCAAAATTTACTCAAGGAGGAGTTCCGTCGCCTGCGGGGGGTGAAGGTCAACTATACGGATGTGCGGATTTCAGCGATCGAGGACTTTTTAGGCAGGGGTGATCGGTCGCTGGGCAGGGTGATTTACCAAGCCTGGCGGTTGGGGGCGGGTATGGATGCTTGGTACGAAAGTATTGACAAGGCTTTTGCCGCTTGGGAGGAGGCAATCAACCAGGCAGGGTTACAGTGGAAATTACCAGCAATTCCATTGGATGCTCCTACTCCCTGGGATCACATTGATACGGGGATTAGCAAGGAGTGGCTGCAGAAAGATTATGAGTTGGCATTGGCGGCAAAAGTAGTGCCCGATTGCTCCTTTAACAGTTGTTATCACTGCGGGGTCTGTGGACCCAAATTTGGTCACAATATTGTCATTCCGCCACCCCCCATTCCTGCCTACGAACCACCGATCGATCGCTCCCAGATGCCCAAGGTGCAGCGTTTGCGCCTGACGTTTGGCAAGTTGGGTAAGATGGCTCTCATTTCCCATCTCGATTTGGTGAGGTTTTTGGAGCGGGCAGCGCGACGGGCAGGGATTCCTTTTGCTTTGACAGGGGGCTTCCACCCTATGCCCCGTATTGAAATTGCCAATGCTCTGTCTCTAGGCTACACGAGTACGGGGGAAGTGGCGGATTTTGAGCTAATTGAGTACATGAGTCCCCAGGAGTTCTATCAGCGCTTGCAAGCCCAGTTGCCAGAGGAAATGCCCATCTACGATGTCAGTGAAATTCCTTTGTCTGCTCCCTCGGCGGCTATGGGGTTGAGACGGGCTGTCTATACCCTCACTCTGCAAGGGGCAGCAGCGGAAGTACTGGCACAAGCGATCGCCCAGGTGCTTACCTCCCCTTCTATCTCTATGGAAAAGACCAACAAGAAGCAGCAGACCCAAACGATCGATTTACGTCCTCTGTTGTTTGACCTGCGCCTAGTCAGCTCTGATCCCCTGCAGGTGCAGTATGAAGGTAGTCTTGTAGCAAATGGTACCACTCTCAAACCTGATTACGTTTTGTATATGCTCCAGCAATTCTGTACCTCTCCTCTCACTCTGCTCCAGGTAAGGCGCGATCGGTTAGTTTTTGCCTAG
- a CDS encoding NAD(P)H-quinone oxidoreductase subunit F: MVDILRDWVWLIPLYGLLGAVATLPWSLGFVQRTGQRPAAYLNLVATFLALAHSLVIFLGQAPPNPIEYRWLEIGDFSLTLTLDISPTTTGAAFLIGLISFLSQLYGLASLEMDWSLARFYALMGFFESAMTGIAMSDSFFLSYGLLEMLTLSTYLLVGFWYAQPLVVTAARDAFWTKRVGDLVLLMGLIGLSTLTDSLHFSDLAAWAASPDTVLWAESHPLWANLLGIALIAGPVGKCAQFPLHLWLDEAMEGPNPASVLRNSVVVACGAYVLIKLTPVLAISPIALDALLVLGTITAVGAALVSIAQIDIKRALSHLTSAHLGLVFIAVGTEHTEVALAFLLTHAVAKALLFTSTGGIMMTTMTQDLTEMGGIGLRMPATAMGFAVGSLSAVGLLPLGTFWTLLNYVDSLWLSAPVLVAVGLAVNGITAFGLMRVFSLVFLGKPQPKTRRVPEVLWLAAVPTVSLTIVNLLAPILVWQWGLYPPQLHNPWLEIALLVTSGTIGLLWSGKIYVWHIYAPGATVTLPPPPVSLVWKSIQNLLANDLYVQAIYRSTAVFVVGQGSRLVGWLDRFVVDGLVNFLGIASVFTGETLKYTVTGRSQQYALTILVGLLLAMGLLLWKTSP; the protein is encoded by the coding sequence ATGGTGGATATCTTGCGGGACTGGGTGTGGTTGATCCCTTTGTATGGGCTGCTGGGGGCAGTGGCAACTTTACCCTGGTCGTTGGGGTTCGTGCAGAGAACGGGCCAGAGACCCGCTGCCTATTTGAATTTAGTGGCGACTTTCTTGGCCCTTGCCCATAGCTTGGTTATTTTCCTGGGGCAGGCACCGCCGAATCCGATCGAGTATCGCTGGCTGGAAATTGGCGATTTTAGTTTGACTCTGACTTTGGATATTTCGCCCACGACGACGGGGGCAGCTTTTCTGATTGGGTTGATCAGCTTTCTATCCCAGCTCTATGGTCTAGCGTCCCTGGAGATGGACTGGTCCCTGGCACGCTTTTATGCCTTGATGGGATTTTTCGAGTCGGCGATGACAGGGATTGCCATGAGTGATTCCTTTTTCCTCAGCTATGGGCTGCTGGAGATGCTCACCCTCTCTACCTATCTGCTGGTAGGGTTTTGGTATGCTCAGCCTTTAGTGGTAACGGCAGCACGGGATGCCTTTTGGACAAAGCGGGTAGGGGATTTAGTTCTACTCATGGGTTTGATTGGGCTTTCCACCTTGACAGATAGTTTGCATTTTTCTGACCTAGCAGCGTGGGCAGCTTCCCCTGATACGGTGCTGTGGGCGGAATCCCATCCGCTATGGGCAAATTTGTTGGGTATTGCTTTGATCGCAGGTCCCGTGGGTAAATGTGCCCAGTTCCCTTTACACCTATGGCTAGATGAGGCGATGGAGGGTCCTAACCCCGCTTCTGTGTTGCGTAACTCAGTGGTGGTGGCTTGTGGAGCCTATGTCCTGATTAAGTTGACCCCCGTCCTAGCCATTAGCCCGATCGCGCTGGATGCTCTCTTAGTTTTAGGGACGATTACGGCGGTGGGGGCAGCTTTGGTGTCGATCGCCCAAATTGATATTAAACGGGCGTTGTCCCACCTTACCAGTGCCCATTTGGGTTTAGTGTTTATTGCGGTGGGGACGGAACATACGGAAGTGGCATTGGCATTTCTCCTGACCCATGCTGTGGCAAAAGCCCTCCTGTTTACGAGTACGGGGGGGATTATGATGACCACCATGACCCAGGATTTGACAGAAATGGGGGGTATTGGTCTGCGCATGCCCGCTACAGCGATGGGGTTTGCTGTTGGCAGTTTGTCTGCCGTGGGTCTCCTACCCCTAGGGACATTTTGGACACTGTTAAATTATGTGGACAGCTTGTGGCTCAGTGCCCCTGTGTTAGTGGCGGTGGGTTTAGCAGTAAATGGGATTACTGCCTTTGGCTTGATGCGGGTGTTTAGTTTGGTATTCCTCGGCAAGCCCCAGCCCAAAACACGCCGTGTCCCTGAGGTGCTCTGGTTAGCGGCTGTGCCCACGGTGTCCTTGACTATTGTGAATCTCCTCGCCCCTATCTTGGTCTGGCAGTGGGGACTCTACCCCCCTCAACTACATAACCCCTGGTTGGAAATTGCTTTGCTCGTAACCTCAGGCACGATCGGGTTGCTCTGGAGTGGCAAAATTTACGTCTGGCATATCTATGCCCCTGGTGCTACAGTAACTTTGCCGCCCCCGCCAGTCTCCTTGGTCTGGAAATCAATCCAAAACTTGTTGGCAAATGACCTTTATGTACAGGCAATCTATCGCAGTACAGCCGTGTTTGTTGTGGGTCAGGGGTCGCGCTTAGTAGGCTGGCTCGATCGGTTTGTAGTGGATGGCTTAGTCAACTTTTTGGGCATAGCCTCTGTGTTTACGGGGGAAACCCTAAAATACACTGTGACGGGACGATCGCAGCAGTACGCCCTGACAATTTTGGTGGGGTTGCTATTGGCGATGGGTTTATTGCTCTGGAAAACTTCCCCTTGA
- a CDS encoding carbon dioxide-concentrating mechanism protein CcmK, translating to MPIAVGMIETRGFPAVVEAADAMVKAARVTLVGYEKIGSGRVTVIVRGDVSEVQASIAAGVESARRVNGGEVLSTHIIARPHENLEYVLPIRYTKEVEQFSF from the coding sequence ATGCCTATTGCCGTCGGAATGATTGAAACCAGAGGTTTCCCTGCTGTAGTGGAGGCAGCGGATGCCATGGTGAAAGCTGCGCGAGTGACCCTCGTGGGCTACGAGAAAATTGGCAGCGGTCGTGTCACAGTAATTGTCAGGGGTGATGTCTCGGAGGTACAGGCATCGATCGCGGCGGGAGTAGAGTCGGCGCGGCGAGTAAATGGGGGAGAAGTTCTCTCTACCCATATTATTGCCCGTCCCCACGAAAACTTGGAGTACGTATTGCCCATTCGCTATACCAAAGAAGTGGAGCAATTTTCCTTTTAG